In Arachis hypogaea cultivar Tifrunner chromosome 2, arahy.Tifrunner.gnm2.J5K5, whole genome shotgun sequence, a genomic segment contains:
- the LOC112741664 gene encoding protein MIS12 homolog — MEGSESEAIFESLNLNPQLFVNEVRNTVDDVLDEAFDFFHQEASTKLNSEGSIQRSEDLKKDKSNENGLHPDAPFDPDIDAQLNSLRTRLTEVGKEFEVLNHEIQILEKQSTVNAHYVNNAVQLYEQNHVLFQEIVTTAAELGIKIRKLSTTTIEESEQMKTKVVYSPELDLSSIKSGKDLSNMNLDDLQKFASIMKST, encoded by the exons ATGGAAGGCAGCGAAAGCGAGGCCATCTTTGAATCTCTGAATTTGAATCCGCAGCTCTTCGTCAACGAAGTTCGCAACACCGTCGACGATGTTCTTGATGAAGCTTTCGATTTCTTCCACCA AGAGGCATCAACCAAGTTGAACTCTGAAGGCTCCATACAAAGGTCTGAAGATCTGAAAAAG GACAAGTCAAATGAGAATGGCCTCCATCCAGATGCTCCTTTTGATCCGGATATTGATGCCCAGTTAAATTCCTTAAGAACAAGACTAACAGAG GTGGGGAAGGAGTTTGAAGTGTTGAATCATGAAATTCAAATATTAGAAAAACAGTCTACTGTCAATGCTCACTATGTCAATAATGCAGTACAATTATATGAGCAGAACCATGTGTTGTTTCAGG AGATTGTGACAACTGCAGCTGAACTTGGGATAAAAATAAGAAAGCTAAGCACCACAACAATTGAAGAGTCTGAACAAATGAAAACAAAAGTGGTTTACAGCCCCGAGCTGGATCTATCTTCTATTAAATCTGGCAAAG ATCTCTCAAATATGAATTTAGATGACCTTCAAAAATTTGCAAGTATTATGAAGAGTACATGA
- the LOC112741698 gene encoding uncharacterized protein, producing MVSFGSCSIYRRTENRFLMCSILKFHSIYGSFKFFHSKLNRGSSASDKTPKLEPNRNNHNRVGIFWDLDNKPPNPIPPYEVANKLRIVASSFGVVRHMVAYANSHTFSSVPHAVRQRRKEKELYNRLESKGVIKRNEPHVCRVCGRKFYTNEKLVNHFKQLHESEQTKRVNQIASARGSRRVKLVAKYSMKMEKYKKAARDILTPRVGYGLADELKRAGFWVQTVLDKPEAADHALESHMVDMMDHRRVECIVLVSDDYDFANVIREAKLRCLKTVVVGDTSDGVLKRIADTSFSWEEILMGKAKKEAVSVVENWKDRDILKRLEWTYNPEVDKKKYDPADVVIEESEDENIEDICDNVDDDYKDGGGAWWELDSDENVTNEQTPKV from the coding sequence ATGGTTTCTTTTGGAAGTTGTAGTATTTATAGAAGAACAGAGAATCGTTTTCTTATGTGTTCAATTCTCAAATTTCATAGCATATACGGTTCCTTTAAATTCTTTCATTCTAAACTTAACCGGGGTTCCAGTGCTTCAGATAAAACCCCCAAACTGGAACCAAATAGGAATAATCACAATAGGGTAGGGATTTTCTGGGACTTAGATAACAAGCCACCAAACCCAATTCCACCTTATGAAGTTGCCAATAAGCTTAGAATTGTTGCATCTTCATTTGGGGTTGTTAGGCATATGGTAGCTTATGCAAATAGCCACACTTTCAGCAGTGTCCCACACGCTGTCCGGCAGAGGAGGAAAGAGAAGGAGCTGTATAATCGACTGGAGAGCAAGGGCGTCATCAAGCGGAATGAGCCTCATGTTTGCAGGGTTTGTGGGAGAAAGTTCTACACTAATGAGAAGCTTGTTAACCATTTCAAGCAGCTACATGAGAGCGAGCAAACAAAAAGGGTAAACCAAATAGCGTCTGCAAGGGGGAGCCGGAGGGTGAAGTTGGTGGCGAAGTATTCGATGAAGATGGAGAAATATAAGAAGGCTGCAAGGGATATTCTTACTCCAAGAGTAGGGTATGGTTTGGCGGATGAGCTGAAACGCGCAGGATTTTGGGTTCAGACCGTGTTGGATAAGCCAGAGGCTGCGGATCATGCATTGGAAAGTCACATGGTTGATATGATGGATCATAGGAGGGTTGAGTGCATAGTACTTGTGTCTGATGATTATGATTTCGCTAATGTAATAAGGGAAGCGAAGCTACGATGTCTGAAGACAGTTGTCGTTGGGGATACTAGTGATGGTGTATTGAAGAGGATTGCTGATACGTCCTTTTCTTGGGAGGAAATCCTAATGGGGAAAGCTAAAAAGGAGGCTGTATCAGTTGTCGAGAATTGGAAGGATCGTGATATTTTGAAAAGGTTAGAGTGGACATACAATCCAGAGGTGGATAAAAAGAAATACGATCCGGCTGATGTGGTTATTGAAGAATCAGAAGATGAGAATATTGAAGATATTTGTGATAATGTTGATGATGACTATAAGGATGGTGGAGGTGCTTGGTGGGAGTTAGATTCAGATGAAAATGTCACAAATGAACAGACACCAAAAGTATAG